The Prunus persica cultivar Lovell chromosome G8, Prunus_persica_NCBIv2, whole genome shotgun sequence genome includes a region encoding these proteins:
- the LOC18766174 gene encoding blue copper protein has product MAALAKSSMVFFFMAMALVGVCFGAVYKVGDSHGWTDQGHFNYKTWSSNKHFTVGDTLVFEYDAKKENLVQVDHKGYKECMAKDPLFTFASGNDNVKITMPGDFFYISSLHDHCKAGQKLHIQVHASSSTPSPSQTPSFSSPSPSPVHLSPSPTPSASPSISPNGYPMPSPSGSPSYNPNRSPSAITRPPPNPSPMVRPNPPTVRPNPPTVRPNPPPSVPIVVSNPPPSAPTVVSNPPPSPGGTPPRRRKAVIKKSQASPSNGLPILQVLMAVAVVVYIA; this is encoded by the exons ATGGCGGCTTTGGCTAAGAGTTCAatggttttcttcttcatggcAATGGCTTTGGTTGGGGTCTGTTTTGGTGCTGTTTACAAGGTCGGTGACTCTCATGGCTGGACTGACCAAGGCCACTTTAATTACAAGACGTGGTCATCTAACAAGCACTTCACTGTTGGAGACACTCTCG TTTTTGAGTATGATGCCAAGAAGGAGAATTTGGTACAAGTGGACCATAAGGGTTACAAAGAATGCATGGCAAAAGATCCATTATTTACCTTTGCCTCTGGCAACGACAATGTAAAGATAACCATGCCTGGCGACTTCTTCTACATTTCTAGTCTCCATGATCACTGCAAGGCCGGCCAGAAGCTTCACATCCAAGTTCACGCATCAAGTTCGACACCGTCCCCGTCACAGACTCCATCTTTCTCGAGCCCATCTCCGAGCCCGGTCCACTTGAGCCCGTCTCCTACCCCAAGCGCTTCACCAAGCATCAGCCCCAATGGTTATCCAATGCCCAGCCCAAGTGGTTCACCAAGCTACAACCCAAATAGATCTCCAAGTGCTATTACTAGGCCACCTCCAAACCCTAGCCCAATGGTGAGGCCCAATCCCCCAACGGTGAGGCCCAATCCTCCAACTGTGAGGCCCAATCCTCCCCCTTCCGTACCAATAGTGGTGTCCAATCCTCCTCCTTCCGCACCAACAGTGGTGTCCAATCCTCCTCCTTCCCCAGGGGGTACCCCACCTAGACGTCGTAAAGCTGTGATTAAAAAGAGCCAGGCTTCACCTTCCAATGGGTTACCTATTTTGCAGGTTTTAATGGCTGTGGCGGTCGTTGTCTACATTGCTTAA
- the LOC18767897 gene encoding probable inactive patatin-like protein 9, which produces MELSKVTLEIFTKLEQKWLSHCETTKKTRILSIDGGGTTGIVSGAALIHLEDQIRLKTGDSHAQISDFFDLIAGTGIGAVLAAMLVADDGSGRPLYTAREAVNSIAGKNSDLFKVRLAGVFRRRRRYSGSSMDKVLTELLTREDGKVLTLKDTCKPLLIPCYDMKSSAPFVFSRADASESPSFNFELWKVCRATSATPSVFKPFSLSSEDGKTSCSAVDGGLVMNNPTAAAVTHVLNNKRDFPSVNGVEDLLVLSLGNGPLTGGKPQSNDKSSVVDIVLDGVSETIDQMMGNAFCWNRTDYVRIQAFGLGSEGVVGPRSEEEVKVLKERGVESLPFGGKRLLTETNGDRIEGFVQRLVACGRSSLPPSPCKDSAVSPLSNGH; this is translated from the exons ATGGAGCTAAGTAAGGTCACCTTAGAGATCTTCACGAAGCTTGAGCAGAAATGGCTCTCTCACTGCGAAACCACAAAGAAGACTCGGATTCTCAGCATTGATGGCGGTGGAACCACCGGCATTGTCTCCGGAGCAGCCTTGATCCACCTCGAGGATCAGATCCGCCTCAAGACCGGCGACTCACACGCTCAAATCTCCGATTTCTTCGACCTCATCGCCGGAACCGGTATCGGAGCCGTCCTCGCCGCCATGCTTGTCGCCGACGACGGCTCCGGCCGTCCTCTCTATACCGCCAGAGAAGCTGTGAACTCCATCGCCGGGAAAAACTCCGACTTGTTCAAGGTCAGGCTAGCTGGAGTTTTCCGCCGTCGCCGGAGATACTCAGGCAGCAGCATGGACAAGGTTTTGACCGAGTTGTTGACTAGGGAGGACGGCAAGGTCTTGACGCTCAAGGACACGTGTAAGCCTCTCCTGATTCCCTGCTACGACATGAAGAGCTCGGCCCCTTTCGTCTTCTCCCGAGCAGACGCCTCCGAGTCGCCGAGTTTCAACTTCGAGTTGTGGAAAGTCTGCCGCGCCACGTCAGCAACGCCAAGCGTCTTCAAGCCGTTCAGCCTGAGCTCCGAAGACGGAAAGACGTCCTGCTCGGCCGTGGACGGGGGTCTGGTGATGAACAATCCGACGGCGGCTGCTGTGACGCACGTGCTCAACAACAAGCGCGACTTCCCCTCCGTCAACGGTGTCGAGGACTTGCTGGTTTTGTCGTTAGGCAACGGCCCCTTAACCGGAGGTAAACCCCAAAGTAACGACAAGTCGTCGGTCGTTGACATTGTCCTTGACGGAGTTTCCGAGACCATTGACCAAATGATGGGGAACGCCTTCTGCTGGAACCGTACGGATTACGTGAGAATTCAg GCGTTCGGATTGGGCAGCGAAGGGGTTGTGGGCCCTAGATCGGAGGAGGAAGTGAAGGTGTTGAAGGAGAGAGGGGTGGAGTCTTTACCGTTTGGCGGGAAGCGGTTATTGACGGAGACAAACGGAGATAGAATCGAGGGTTTCGTGCAACGCCTCGTGGCTTGTGGAAGAAGCAGTCTGCCACCTAGTCCCTGCAAGGATTCCGCCGTTAGCCCTCTCTCTAACGGCCATTAG